DNA from Petropleomorpha daqingensis:
ACCGGCGCACCGGCCGGGCGCGCGATGGAGTTCGAGCGCGAGGCCGCGGGCACGATCAAGCGCGTGCTCCGTGCCCCCGCCACCGAGCCGGACTGGACCGCCGACCCCGGCCTGTCGCGCATGACCGCCTTCCTCGAGACGAAGACGGTGTGGCATCCCATGGGTGTCTGAACAACCCGGGGGCGCACACCCAGGCGGAACCGGCAGGATGGGCCCGTGGCCAGACCGAGCATCGTCCCGATCGCCCTCACCGTCGACGACCGCACCGGGTACACCCTTTGGGCTCCGCCGTGGGAGGAGGACGGCGAGGAGTGGCAGGCCTTCCTCGGCACCACCGAGGACGACACCGCCAAGGTGCACCTCTTCCCCACGCCGGCGGCGCTGGCGGCGTTCTGCCGCTCGCACACCGACCACGACCTGGCCGACCACCCGGTCTGGCCGGTCGTCGTCGGCCTGGGCGCCGCGGACCTGACGCCGGACGACGACCACCGCTACGACCTCGACGGCGTCTACGACATCGCCGCGGAGAACCCCGACCGCTGGGCGGTCGAGGAGCTCGCCGCGACCATCGACATCGTCGGCCGGCTCGCCGAGTGCCTCGACACCAGCGAGGACGACGACGAGGACGACGACGAGGAGGAGTCGGAGGGCCAGTTCGAGGCCGTCGCCGACCTGGTCGGACGGCCCGAGGTCGGCTCGCTGGGGCTCGGCGTCGAGGCCTTCGTCGGCCGCTCCGGCGAGGACGCGTGGGTCGGCGTCGGCGGCGCGCTCGACGAGCTGTGGGAGGACGTCGTCGAGGAGCTCTCCGAGCACCTGGACTGGACCGGCGGCGGCACGGTCACCGTCGAGGACTACCCCGCCGCCGACGAGGCCGAGGAGGCCGACGAGCCGGAGGACGCCGAGGAGGTCGCCGAGGCCCAGGAGGCGGAGGCCGTCGACGAGGCCGACCACGAGGCCGCGGCCGCCCCCGCGTCCGGCGTGCGGACCATCGGCGGCGGCAGCCGGATCACCGCCTCGCCGGCCGCGGTCGCCGCCGCGCAGGAGTTCTGGGAGGCGGTCGGCATCCTGCCGGTCGAGGTCGTCGTCCCGGGGGCGGCGGGCGTGACGCTGCGCTGCTACGTCGAGGACGTCGCCCGCTTCCTCGGCTCGAACGGCGAGATCTGGGTGTTCGACACGCCCACGGACCTGGCGAAGTTCCTCTCCACCAACACCGAGGACCACGACCTCGCCGAGATCGCCTCGTGGCCCGAGGTCGCCGACAGCGACACCCTGCCGCTGCCCTCCGAGCAGGACCGCTACGACCTGACCGAGCTGTCCGAGGTGCTCACCGAGGTCGCCGACGGCGCCTCCGGGCTGCTCTCCTCGCAGGCGTTGGCGCAGCCGGTCGAGGGGATCCGCGACATCGCCGAGTACGCCGGCCTCAAGCGGGTCGACGAGCTGCTGTCGCCGCCGTCCTCGCTGGGGCGGGCGATCGCGCTGAGCGAGCGCGAGCCCGAGGCGCAGCTGCGCCCGGAGGACGCCGCGGCGATCAAGAGCGACTGGGACGACGTCGTCACCGCCGTCACCGGCGCCCTCGTCTGGCGCGACTGAGAAACGACAGAAGGCGCGATTCCTGCCGGGCAGGAATCGCGCCTTCTGCGGTTGATCGGGCCTAGCGGGAGGTGCGCTCCGCGGGGCGCCGGCCCTGGCCGCGGTAGCGGCTGGGACCGCGCTCGCCGTCACGCGGCGAGCGCTCCCCGTAGGACCGCTCCCCGTAGGACCGCTCGCCGTACGAGCGACGCGGCCGGTCGCCCTGGCGGGGACGACGCGGACCACCGCTGCGCGGCTTGTGCTCGCGCGCCGGGCGCTCCACCGGCTCCACCGGCACGCCGGAGGCGACCAGCTCGGCGATCGGGGCGTCGCCCGGACGGATCCGGTCGACGCGCGGGTCGACCTTCGCCTGCCGGAAGCGCCGCTTGGCCTGGCCGACCTGGTCGGGCAGCAGCAGCGAGACGACCACGCCGCTGGCCCCGGCGCGGGCGGTGCGGCCCGAGCGGTGCTGGTAGGTCTTCGCGTCCGCCGGCGGGTCGTAGTGCAGCACCAGCGAGACGTCGTCGACGTGGATGCCGCGGGCGGCGACGTCGGTGGCGACGAGCACCGGCGAGCGGGCGTCGGTGAACTCCTCCAGCGCACGGCGGCGGGCGCCCTGCGGCATGCCGCCGTGGATCGCCTCGGCCTTGATGCCGACGGCCTTGAGGTTCTCCGTGAGCCGGTCCACACCGAGCTGGGTGCGGGCGAACACGATCGTGCGGCCCGGGCGGGCGGCCAGCTCCTGCGCGACGGCGAGCTTGTCGCGGAAGGCGAGGCTGTAGGCCAGGTGCTCCGCGGGCGGGGCGGAGTCGGCGGCCGACTTCACCTCGTGCCGCGCCGGGTCCTTGAGGTACCGGCGGACGAGCGTGTCGACCTCGCCGTCCAGCGTGGCCGAGAACAGCAGCCGCTGGGCGGAGGGGTCGGTGGCGTCGAGCAGCTCGGTGACGTCGGGCAGGAAGCCCAGGTCGGCCATGAAGTCGGCCTCGTCGAGGACGCTGACGACGACCTGCGACAGGTCGGCCTCGCCCTGGCCCATCAGGTCGAGCAGCCGGCCCGGGGTGGCGATGACGACGTCGACGCCGCGGCGCAGCTGCTGGACCTGGCGGTGCATCGGGGCGCCGCCGTAGACGGTGCTGACGAACAGGCCGAGCGCCTGGCCCAGGGGCGCCAGGTTGTCGGCGACCTGCTGGGCGAGCTCGCGGGTCGGCACGAGCACGAGGCCGCGCGGGGCGCGGGGACCACGCTGCACGTCCTCGGCGAGACGGGTCAGCAGCGGCAGGCCGAACGCGAGCGTCTTGCCCGAGCCGGTGGCCGCCTTGCCGAGCACGTCGCGGCCGGCGAGCGCGTCGGGCAGCGCCGAGGCCTGGATGGCGAACGGCGAGCGGATACCCCGGCGCTCCAGCGCCGTGACCAGCGTCTGCGGCAGGCCGAGCTGGGCGAAGGTCGGGGTGGTGGGGTCTTCAGAAGTGGTGTTCGGGACGTCGACGACGTCGACAGGGTCGATCAGGGACATGCGGTGGTGGGACTCCGATACGCACTCGGGCGCGTCCCGTGGCGATAGGCGGCCGCCGGTTCCGGCGTCCTCACTGGCGATCCCGGACGTCATCGACGACGTCGGATCTGCACGGATGCGCTCATGCCCGGACGGACCGTCCGGGAGGATGGCCGGCGAGTGCCGGCACACCTACCGTAGCAGCGCAGGTCGGTTCGGCATTCCGACCGTGATCAGGCTCGCAGCGCCGCGTAGCCCGGACGGACGACGTCGTCGCGCAGCCGCGCCTTCTCCGCGTCGTCGGCGAAGGCGGCCGCCAGCGCCCGCTCGGTCACCCTGGCGACGTCGTCCCAGCCCCAGCCGAACGTCGTCACCACGTCGGTGAACTCGCTGGTGACCGACACGCCGCTCATCAGCCGGTTGTCGGTGTTGAGCGTGACCGCGAAGCCGAGCCGGTGCAGCCGGTCGACCGGGTGCGCGGCCAGCGACGGGTAGGCGCCGGTCTGCACGTTGGACGACGGCGCCACCTCCAGCGGCACCTGCTCCTCGCGCACCCGCACGGCGACCGGGCCCAGCGCACCGTCCTCGAGCACCTCGTCGGCGATCCGCACGCCGTGCCCGAGCCGCTCGGCCCGCGCGCCGTCCAGCGCCGCCCGGATCGACTCGACCCCGGCCGCCTCGCCGGCGTGGATCGTCCGGTGCGCGCCCGCGCGGTCGAGCAGCGCGATTGCCGACGGGATGCGGTCGGGCGGGAACCCGTCCTCGGGGCCGGCCAGGTCGAAGCCGACGACACCGGCGTCGCGGTAGCGGACGACGAGCCCGGCGACCTCGTCCCACCGGTCGTTCTGCCGCATGGCGC
Protein-coding regions in this window:
- a CDS encoding adenosine deaminase → MPAPLSAETLRRAPKVLLHDHLDGGLRPQTVLELADEVGYRDLPAGDAAALGVWFRQAADSGSLVRYLETFAHTVGVMQRPEAVQRVARECALDLAADGVVYAEVRMAPELVAGSMPIEEAVEAMLDGYAAGMKEATTGGTPITVGTLLCAMRQNDRWDEVAGLVVRYRDAGVVGFDLAGPEDGFPPDRIPSAIALLDRAGAHRTIHAGEAAGVESIRAALDGARAERLGHGVRIADEVLEDGALGPVAVRVREEQVPLEVAPSSNVQTGAYPSLAAHPVDRLHRLGFAVTLNTDNRLMSGVSVTSEFTDVVTTFGWGWDDVARVTERALAAAFADDAEKARLRDDVVRPGYAALRA
- a CDS encoding DEAD/DEAH box helicase, translating into MSLIDPVDVVDVPNTTSEDPTTPTFAQLGLPQTLVTALERRGIRSPFAIQASALPDALAGRDVLGKAATGSGKTLAFGLPLLTRLAEDVQRGPRAPRGLVLVPTRELAQQVADNLAPLGQALGLFVSTVYGGAPMHRQVQQLRRGVDVVIATPGRLLDLMGQGEADLSQVVVSVLDEADFMADLGFLPDVTELLDATDPSAQRLLFSATLDGEVDTLVRRYLKDPARHEVKSAADSAPPAEHLAYSLAFRDKLAVAQELAARPGRTIVFARTQLGVDRLTENLKAVGIKAEAIHGGMPQGARRRALEEFTDARSPVLVATDVAARGIHVDDVSLVLHYDPPADAKTYQHRSGRTARAGASGVVVSLLLPDQVGQAKRRFRQAKVDPRVDRIRPGDAPIAELVASGVPVEPVERPAREHKPRSGGPRRPRQGDRPRRSYGERSYGERSYGERSPRDGERGPSRYRGQGRRPAERTSR